A window from Trinickia violacea encodes these proteins:
- the tssJ gene encoding type VI secretion system lipoprotein TssJ, which produces MKQQFIRYGVPVLFCAWLTGCAAGVSVLGAAASSALQAAGIGKPDVPDSQKPPRNIGLTLAAAPNLNAATDQKPLALVVRLYALKDPTSFQQAPFDTFTDPNKEKSTLGTDLLSVREVTLIPGQRYNVTEKVSREAQAFGVVALFRDPALQRWKFAFDPAKSEKSGIMIGLHNCAMTVTNGTVIPADPSMPPQQLNMLSSVSCG; this is translated from the coding sequence ATGAAGCAGCAATTTATTCGCTACGGGGTGCCGGTCTTGTTTTGCGCGTGGCTCACGGGGTGCGCCGCGGGCGTGTCCGTGCTCGGCGCCGCCGCCTCCTCCGCCTTACAGGCCGCGGGTATCGGCAAGCCGGACGTGCCCGATTCCCAAAAGCCGCCGCGCAATATCGGCCTGACGCTCGCGGCCGCGCCGAATCTGAATGCCGCCACCGATCAAAAGCCGCTGGCGCTCGTGGTCCGGTTATATGCGCTGAAAGACCCGACCTCATTCCAGCAAGCGCCGTTTGATACTTTTACCGATCCGAATAAGGAAAAAAGTACTTTAGGTACCGATTTGCTCAGCGTGCGCGAAGTCACGCTGATACCGGGGCAGCGTTACAACGTCACCGAGAAAGTCTCGCGTGAAGCGCAGGCATTCGGCGTAGTCGCGCTATTCCGCGACCCGGCATTGCAGCGCTGGAAATTCGCATTCGATCCGGCCAAGTCGGAGAAATCCGGCATAATGATCGGCCTGCATAACTGCGCAATGACCGTTACCAACGGCACGGTGATACCGGCCGATCCGAGTATGCCGCCGCAGCAGTTGAATATGCTCTCGTCGGTCAGTTGCGGCTAA